The following DNA comes from Acidimicrobiia bacterium.
GCGCGGCCGCCTCCGGCTCCGGCTCGGCGGCGGCCGCCGGGGCGGGGGGCGCCGCCTCGGTCGCCGCGGGCGCGGGGGCGGTCGGGGCCTCGGGGGCGGGGGTGGGCTTCGGCGCCCGGCCGGTCTTGAACCCGCGCCGGTTCAGCTTCGTGACGATCGGGCCCCGCTTCTCGGCCTCGAAGGTGCCCCACACCCCGGCGACGGTCAGGAGCTTCTGGACCGGCTCGGTGGGCTGGGCGCCCTGGCGCAGCCAGGCCAGCGCCCGGTCGCCGTCGATCTCGACCCGGGACGGGTCGGCCCGGGGCCCGTAGTGGCCGATGGTCTCGATGATCCGCCCGTCGCGGGGCGAGCGGCCGTCGGCGACGACGATGCGGTAGCTCGGCTGCTTGGTCTTGCCGACGCGCAGGAGGCGGATCTTGACGGCCATGGACGGCGCGCCCTTTCGTGCGGGGACCGCGAGGGTAGCGAACGGGCGCCGCGCCGGGGGATCCGGCCCCGTGCTCAGCGGCCCGGCAGCGGGAGCCGGCGACGCCCCTTGCCGCCGGTCATGGTGCGCATGAGCTGCTGCACCATCTTGAACTGCTTCAGGAGCGCGTTCACGGCCTGGGTGCTGGTGCCGCTCCCCGCGGCGATGCGATGCCGGCGCGAGCCGTTGATGATCGACGGCTCGAGGCGCTCGCGGGGGGTCATCGAGCAGATGATCGCCTCGACGCGCGCCAGCTCGCCCTCGTCGAGCTCGGCGTCCCGGAGCTCCTTCGGGACGCCGGGCAGCATCCCGACCACGCTCTGGAGCGGCCCCATCTTCCGCATCTGGCGCATCTGCTCGAGGAAGTCTTCGAGCGTGAAGCGCCCGGCGCGCAGCTTCGCCTCCGCGGCCTCGAC
Coding sequences within:
- the rpsP gene encoding 30S ribosomal protein S16, producing the protein MAVKIRLLRVGKTKQPSYRIVVADGRSPRDGRIIETIGHYGPRADPSRVEIDGDRALAWLRQGAQPTEPVQKLLTVAGVWGTFEAEKRGPIVTKLNRRGFKTGRAPKPTPAPEAPTAPAPAATEAAPPAPAAAAEPEPEAAAPPPEEGA